One Ranitomeya variabilis isolate aRanVar5 chromosome 4, aRanVar5.hap1, whole genome shotgun sequence genomic window, gcatggtatacattgacccccgaggcgactacgggtacctggtgacaagtgcagcagacagagcctgcccaaatccacccgacccaggccccggcatcctcttcaATCTTCAGACGTCATCCATTCAgacgtcttccatcttgagggttccccgtcaaggacaggaaaccaactgatgtggagagaggagccgccccttttatcttgaaggtttcctgtccttgatgggcggatcccctctcgtggtgccgtcatgtatgatggaaaaatacAATTAATCTATACAGAAAATATAACAGAAAGTTGTAGCCATCGGCAGGAGAAGCTGAAGTTTTTCGCAAGCAGTTGGCATGAAATAAAAGTAAAACTCGGGGGCGGAAGACTGGCCAGAAGAAAGGAAGAATGGACGTCCACGAGCCGGCATCAGAGGTCTCCAGCCTACGGCCATGACGGGGGTTGTAGTTTTACATTGGGCAGATGGTCACCTGCGGCCATCCACAGAAGATGGTCTGTGATCAATGAACGTGACCTCCCTCTGGAGACCCCGTGATGTGTAGGGAGCAGTGTGGGGATTGCCTTATATAGGAGCCAGATTGGAAAGGTCGGGGGCAGAGGGATAGACAGAGAAAGGATCATATCTGTGAAGCTCCCATACTACTGACTCAAGAGTCCAGCTCACCTACGAGACCAGACGATCCCCACATACGGCATCTGAATATAGCCACGTAGTAGAAACACTTCTACTGTAAAAAAACAAATCATTTCTGCTCTGCGTCGTGTCGTTCCTCAGTTAACTCTTCTTGGAAATTGAATAAATTGTCACTTGTCACCGTCAGCTCAACTAGGACACTGACAATAAGAGACACACGATAAAACTCCAGGAGGAACAACAGAGGGACAACATGACAAATTAGCAATTTTGCAGGAAAGCAAAAATTCACAAAGACCGGCGAGTCAGGAGAAGGGCCGAGACccgtctgaggggaaaaaaaaaatggtaaaactaCGACTTTCTAAGACAATTCAGTCTGTGAAAGAAAAAATATGAGAGCAGTGTTGATACAGGGCTGATCTCTAGGCGAGACCCCTGTAAACATATAATACATCCCCTTTTAGTCGCGGCCCCCATAGAACTTCTCAAATATCAAAGTTTGAAGGATAATTAAAGTTTAAAAAACTAAAAAGTTTCACTGGAGGGAATCTGAATCCCAAAACCTCTAAACAGAAAAGTGCAGAGATTTCAGCTAATCCTCCACGGTTTACGCACTCCCAGACTTTGTGATTAGTAGGGGTCTGGGCCCGGACCACCACTGAAGAAAACTTCCTGCATGTGGCAAAAGTGAACATACAATACAGTAAGAGAGAATAGCTCCGCCATCGGTTACAAAGTCCCGGGGACCCTGCTGTTGGGCCAAATTCACACTGGCTTTAAGTGCAAGTAAAATATATCATTTCTGGTGCAATTACTTTTCGCTTCCATAAaataatggaaacaataaaatacaGCAAAAAAATTGCCCAACGGCCCTGGATGAAGGGAATCTAAGTCTCTGGCCCCTAAATACTATGGAAGATATAGAGCACCGCACCAGAGGAATATCACACCCAGCACTCAGTGTGAATGCGGCCTGTCCAGGAATGTGACCTGTGTGAAGGGGCTTCAATGCTCCTTGGACCCATCCAAGGAAAGGAGACAATACAACAGTGGAAGACATGGATAGAAGATGTAAAAATAAAGGCATTCTATGTAGGAGACAGAAGTGCAGGTGGTCAGGTCACAGGGGGAATCCTGGGAACAAGTACAGGTCTCGGCACAGGGTGCTGCTGTACTCGGACATCTCTTTGCAGCGGTCGTATTCGGTCCCTGGAGCGTGCCCCTCTCGCTTTTTAATGCGGGCGTTCACCTATAGAGAGGGCAGAGGAGAAAAGCTCATATTAGGGGATATTACTCTACTATGGGACGGCGGCTGTCATGGTTGATGAAGTGAGGGTTAGGCCGGCGCGGCTCATTTTTGCATCAGGAGGTCAGCGACACAGATGATGCACTGGTGTACAGAGACATTATAACAGGGGTCTCACAAGGGGTTACAATAAATGGGGTCTCACCTTAACCAGCATGTCAGCTACATGCGTGTCCTTGGCATGTTTGGAGAACACATCAGTAAGATCTCGTATGAACCACGATCCGTGCTTTGTGTTGTGAAGTGATACAGAACCTAAATGATGTCACAGATTATACAAGTGACATAAAACTATATACATaataaaatgcaaataaccaaCTATGCAAATACAGACATTACTGATCCGGAATTACATCCTgcattttactccagagctgcactcaatttttaatacattttttacaCCTTCAGTAATGCACTCACTTTATCTGCATGTAGGAGATGTAATGACTATAAAGAAAGTTTGTAGGAAAAATAAAGACCAGCCCAGAACTTAGTTTGTTTTGTGCTCACCCTTCAGACAGGCGTAGGCGCAGATCATGTCAGACTGGGTTGGCAGCCGGACTCTCCCATCCTCTCTCCCTGCGTCGCTCTGCTCACAACCAGGCGATCCGGTCTGCTCTCGTCCGTCTCGCTGGTCCACACCTCGATCCGTCTCATCTATTGAAAGTTACATGTATGTTACTACGTGCCCAGTgagtggctgcagcggtcacaagcGCTGTtgcagcggcccccagacgcagggcagcggggtactcggtaccgggtctctctcggttctggggatgtcacggtggcctgacccggtccgtggccctgctaaggggcacccaattaaagatgtaggtgcaggtgtaggtcgcagtaaataacgaggacacagggttgcagtctctttaccttttactgtagacttcggcatccacaatccagagcactgctaacagggctggctgagaccggccggtccgaaggcacatctagagttcgctttgcaggtggaaatcagtgcctacctactagcgcctgggtgttgtagtacctccctgctgagcaccacgggatagtcctcacaactgtcgtgtatgtttctgttctttctctctgtcccccagatgatatggataggacgcacccgtatgacggggtaggcctggagttattctgggaccctagagacgcccctctcccacaattgcctccgttgtcttcattaggtgatttaggtgagacagccaacctagagttaactgtcctgccgtagtttaaagtaatgcgtagagtctattacttcctcggcgttccggccgccggctacgcgcctcagaaggatgttgccgatctcggagcacgactcctactggttctatcgcctttgtgctgtgatctcgtttctcacttctccacaatatccttcgcttcttgtcctttcttgagatgccgccgcaatgaagagcaggcgcggctccgtaacgatctgtccttttgctaggcctccgtcaggatcccacccctgacagggacccccccgagtcttcccaagtaacgctccccTCTCACGTgatcgctcatacagtagaagctgcggccaggacaggacactgcgagggaggcgggtgagtattttaataacagctggcgggcgcacagggggtgggaggggacatggatctttatgttaaacacgagaaacaaacaaaaaaaaaggattattcatatcttctctacagcaaaggctgctgcagagaagatatgaatggcggcttcagcaccatgtggggggggggacagcgcttactgtaagcgctgtctcctgcacggcacacggactgcacacggaaaacatccgtgtgcggaACGTGTTTTACACGGGCccactgactttaatgggtccgtgtaatccgtgcgctcccacgagcaCTGACATGtgtccgtgtttggcacacagagacacggtctgcaaaaaatcaatgacatctgcacagatgcattgatttcattgTGTCTACgtgcgtcagtggctccggtacgtgaggaaactgtcacctcacgtaccggagccactgacgtgtgaaaccggccttacttagAGGTCCTATAATAAGGCCGAATTCAAATGTCTGAGAACCACAGACCTAACTCTTTGATCATTTCCCTAATTAAAGAATGAAGGTAATATGCGGCATTGCCCTACTGTAGACACagcagaggggagaggctcctgctgcagccagcggAAGAGAACATAGCTATAGATAGAGATCATAGCTGTGATATGTGGAAGATTTCATTTTTTACATCAATATACAACAAAGAAGAAAAGAGAATTAACTGCTGGGATATGTTGTgtcccagtgtgaacatacctggCCTTGCGTCTTACCTGTACAAGTTTGCCATCAGATCCATACACAGCACCGTCCACTCCATGGGATAAGATGGCGATGATACAGGAGTCCAGCTCGGAGTGATCAGTTTGGAGAAATGTTCCAGTTCAGATATAATTTCCTAGAAAGAGAGAACGAGAGGTGATATTATCGCAGCCTGTACGACACGATCTCAtctggttttaatggtctgacggtGTAATACCCGTAGTACCCGTTCATATAAATCATACTTTTCATAAGACGACGGACTGATGGAGCAGTGCGCTTGCACATATAAATCACACCCAAACCCAAATGCTGGCAAGAggaggagaaatatatatatattagagacgAGGATACATGAAAGGAATGtcacccatttcctcaagatgagcATAGAGGCGCTATCGTGCTCAAGCCATGGGTCATTCAAAAGAATTTGCTAAGGCCGAACAAGGAGTGCAGCCCACCAGCACAAGGAATGTTGAACAACGAAGCAACAGGTAGAACTGGAAAACGTGGTGCAGGCACGCCGAAAAAAATGTATTCTATATATACATGCACGCCCAGAAAATAGAAAGTGGGCTACCAGTGACAATGAACCAGGCTATGTTTCAAGGTACAATATCAAAGCCCATAATTTACATATGTTACAACTGTCACTCATATACAAACATATATTTATTTATCAAAAGGGGAAAGACATCCCTTAGCTGGACCAACAGAACATACATAAGGACGAATGCAAAAAGCAGTACACAATATATGGCATAGCTGGCAGCAGACGAAAACCTAAAAGAGTGAGGCAGAGACAAATAGCCGAATCGTAGGTACAGACAAATAGCCGAGTCATAAGCACAGACGACAGGACAAAGAATAGGGATCCAGAAATCCTATGGGTCCGTAATGATTCCGAGTTTTACACCTAGGAGGGGTTCAAAAAGGGTAAGTTCATCCACAGGATCTAAAACGAGACACAAGGAGCAAATATGTGAATAACAAACACCAGCAAAAATGGGGGTACGGGGAAAACAGGTGACAATCCTTCAAACCCGCTTGTAAAAACCGGTAGTTAAAAGCTCCTCATTTATACCCACTGGGGCCAAACTGTTAAGGTtgtaaatccatttggattcctTCCTCAGGAGCTCAGGGACTATGCTCCCACCCCTAATATCAGTCCTGACCCCCTCCAGACCCATAACCCTTACACCCCTAGGGGAACCCCCATGATGATGCAGGAAATGTGCAGCCACCGAGGAAAGCTTCTTACCTTTATCCAAACCCTTCCGCGCCATATTGATACTGGATAAGTGCTGTTGCGTCCGGCGTCTAAGCTCCTGCATGGTGGAACCAACATACAACTTTGGGCAACTACAAATCAAAGCATAGACAAGATTCCTCGTGCGACAGGTAAAGTACCCGGTAACCCGGACCTTGTCTGGGCTGTTAGGGAGACAAACACCGCTGTCGGCCACCATATAGCTGCAGACATTACACCTACCACATGGATAGGATCCATCGATGTTCCTGCCTGTCCCTGTTCTAGCGGTCACCCGTCTGAAATGGCTTGACACCAGCTCATCCTTCAGATTTCGCGACCTCCTAGCCACCATCCTGGGAGTGTTCGAGAGCCACGGTAGAAGCCTAGGTTCCGTCAACAGAATATTCCAGTTCTTTTTGAGAATAGCATACACATCACTCCACTGATTATGATAGGTAGTAACGAGATTAACGGTCCGAGCCGTGGTCTTATTtctagtgctgccacctagtgtctcttgcagggtaatgcagcctctgtggtatgtgccgtgtagtgctgccacctagtgtctcttgcagggtaatgcagcctctgtggtatgtgccgtgtagtgctgccacctagtgtctcttgcagggtaatgcagcctctgtggtatgtgccgtgtagtgctgccacctagtgtctcttgcagggtaatgcagcctctgtggtatatGCTGTGTAGTGCTGCCATCTAGTGTcgcctgcagggtaatgcagcctctgtgttatgtgctgtgtagtgctgccacctagtgtctcctgcagggtaatgcagcctctgtggtatgtgccgtgtagtgctgccacctagtgtctcctgcagggtaatgcagcctctgtggtatgtgtcttgtagtgctgccacctagtgtctcctgcagggtaatgcagcctctgtggtatgtgccgtgaagtgctgccacctagtgtcgcctgcagggtaatgcagcctctgtggtatgtgccatgtagtgctgccacctagtgtctcctGCACGGTAAttcagcctctgtggtatgtgccttgtagtgctgccacctagtgtcttctgcagggtaatgcagcctatGTGTTATGTGCCGTGAAGTGCTgtcacctagtgtcacctgcagggtaatgcagcctctgtggtatgtgctgtgtagtgct contains:
- the LOC143769424 gene encoding caspase-2-like, yielding MISELEHFSKLLDHSELDSCIIAILSHGVDGAVYGSDGKLVQLQDVFTQLDNAHCPQLQNKPKMFFTQACRGDETDRGVDQRDGREQTGSPGCEQSDAGREDGRVRLPTQSDMICAYACLKGSVSLHNTKHGSWFIRDLTDVFSKHAKDTHVADMLVKVNARIKKREGHAPGTEYDRCKEMSEYSSTLCRDLYLFPGFPL